A stretch of the Malus sylvestris chromosome 10, drMalSylv7.2, whole genome shotgun sequence genome encodes the following:
- the LOC126587093 gene encoding uncharacterized protein LOC126587093 translates to MLDLGASINVMPYSIYASMNLGALKNDGVIIQLADRSNAYPKGVLEDVLVQVDHLIFPADFYVLEMDESDHAPSLPILLGRPFMKTAQTKIDVAKGLVTMAFGGDMISFKISESIETPNVVHSCYAIDKIENIGPDHSALGTKDASRTMQDEGIGVAHKDHTATALKMLKLAERTMGKNVHIAATSSQHIGKPPNPNPISIKVDRWFPSLVQVPKQIPDDGRMNMNLRQHNAPINKHHYPFPFKDVIYENFVEHVVEDIPLHAVGSSGE, encoded by the coding sequence atgcttgatttaggtgcttctataaatgttatgccatattccatttatgcatctatgaacttaggagcattgaaaaatgatggtgtaatcatacaattggccgatagatctaacgcttatccaaagggagttttggaagacgttttagtgcaggttgatcatttaatcttcccagcggatttctatgttctcgaaatggatgaatcagaccatgccccttcattgcccatcctccttggaaggccattcatgaaaacggctcaaacgaagattgatgtggccaaaggattagtaactatggcatttggtggtgacatgattagttttaaaatttctgaatccattgagactcctaatgttgttcattcttgttatgccattgataaaatagaaaatatagGACCGGACCATTCAGCACTAGgcacaaaggatgcatcaagaaccatgcaagacgagggaattggagtggcgCACAAGGACCATACAGCCACTGCTCTCAAAATGCTCAAATTGGCCGAACgcaccatggggaagaatgttcacattgctgccacttcatcacaacacataggtaagccacctaatccaaatccaatttccattaaagttgataggtggttcccttctttggtgcaggtacccaagcaaatccccgatGATGGGCGTAtgaacatgaaccttaggcaacacaacgcacccatcaacaaacatcactatccatttccgttcaaggatgtaatctatgagaactttgttgagcatgttgtggaggacatTCCCTTGCATGCTGTGGGCTCCAGTGGGGAGTAA
- the LOC126587087 gene encoding serine/threonine-protein kinase OXI1-like has product MADQDDGVTVASLDFQRLRVISVLGRGAKGVVFLVKGDEAKEELMALKVISKDLIERRSKDAKSDGSEYRRVSFEQQVLRRFDHPLLPKLHGVLDTEKLAGYAIDYCPGRDLNCLRKRQTERMFSDEVIRFYAAELVLVLDYLHGLGVVYRDLKPENIMIQENGHIMLVDFDLSTELSPIRTPPRSAQSAQSDRIISNSIAKSIPVQKKRRSPFHRFCNSGISPDETVAPPELRVNSESPSGSDLSEKSNSFVGTEEYVAPEIVSGHGHDFGVDWWSLGVLLYEMLYGTTPFRGSNRKETFYRILKKTPELRGQTTALRDLIKNLLEKDPKQRIGSVEIKGHDFFKEVEWDSVLRISRPPYIPEIAPAEVTDGIEKKIDVETVVKGIFGGEDGGGEEEENKGKESEENNRKRNNNGEEGNKEDVNKRVCVEGLNLNDNPTQDCDAFLVF; this is encoded by the exons ATGGCCGACCAAGACGACGGCGTCACGGTTGCCAGCTTGGATTTCCAGCGCCTGAGAGTGATCTCGGTGCTGGGCCGCGGAGCCAAGGGCGTGGTGTTTCTGGTGAAGGGCGACGAGGCGAAGGAGGAGCTCATGGCCTTAAAGGTAATTTCCAAGGACTTGATCGAGCGGAGGAGTAAAGACGCGAAGAGCGACGGCAGCGAGTACCGAAGAGTCAGCTTCGAGCAGCAAGTACTACGTCGTTTTGACCACCCGCTCTTGCCGAAGCTGCATGGCGTTCTCGACACTGAAAAGCTCGCCGGCTACGCCATTGATTACTGTCCCGGCCGCGATCTCAATTGCCTCAGAAAACGACAGACCGAGCGGATGTTCTCCGATGAGGTCATCAG ATTTTACGCGGCGGAATTGGTTCTGGTATTGGATTATCTGCACGGATTAGGAGTGGTTTACAGAGATTTGAAACCGGAGAACATCATGATCCAAGAGAACGGTCACATTATGCTCGTCGATTTCGATCTCTCCACCGAGCTCTCTCCGATAAGGACTCCTCCTCGATCAGCTCAATCAGCTCAATCGGATCGGATTATATCAAATTCCATAGCAAAATCAATCCCAGTGCAAAAGAAGCGGCGCTCGCCGTTCCACCGCTTCTGCAACTCGGGGATTTCGCCGGACGAAACGGTGGCGCCGCCCGAACTCCGCGTCAACTCGGAAAGCCCCTCCGGTTCGGATTTGTCCGAGAAGTCGAACTCGTTTGTTGGGACGGAGGAGTACGTGGCGCCCGAAATTGTATCGGGCCATGGCCATGACTTCGGCGTCGATTGGTGGTCCCTCGGGGTGCTTCTTTACGAAATGCTGTACGGTACGACACCGTTCCGGGGATCTAACAGAAAAGAGACGTTTTATCGGATACTGAAAAAAACCCCTGAACTAAGAGGCCAAACGACGGCTTTAAGGGACCTGATAAAAAATTTGCTCGAGAAGGATCCGAAGCAGAGAATCGGGTCGGTGGAGATCAAGGGCCACGATTTCTTTAAAGAGGTTGAGTGGGATTCGGTTTTGCGAATCTCGAGGCCGCCGTACATTCCCGAAATTGCGCCGGCGGAGGTTACGGAcggaattgaaaagaaaattgatgtGGAGACGGTGGTGAAAGGAATATTCGGTGGTGAAGATGGTGgtggggaggaggaggagaataaAGGCAAGGAAAGTGAGGAGAATAATAGAAAAAGGAATAATAATGGGGAGGAAGGAAATAAGGAGGATGTAAATAAAAGGGTTTGTGTGGAAGGATTGAATTTGAATGACAACCCCACCCAAGATTGTGATGCATTTTTGGTTTTCTAA
- the LOC126587095 gene encoding adenylylsulfatase HINT3-like has product MEARRLAIICSHIRPGSVLGPTQLALVSRSNCDSGLNSKQWLSGSDEGNSENGCVFCKIIRGESPAFKLYEDDVCLCILDTSPLSRGHSLIIPKSHFSSLKATPPDVVAAMCSKVPFISSAIMKATDSDSFNLLVNNGRAAGQVIFHTHIHIIPRKALDCLWASESLRRRPLNSDQEASRLADHVREQLSISDNSKISKGEGSSLTEN; this is encoded by the exons ATGGAGGCCCGAAGGCTCGCCATTATCTGCTCCCACATCCGACCCGGTTCGGTTCTTGGTCCGACCCAATTAGCTCTCGTTTCCAGGTCCAATTGCGATTCCGGTTTGAACAGTAAGCAGTGGCTCAGTGGTTCCGACGAGGGCAATAGCGAAAACGGCTGCGTTTTCTGTAAAATTATTCGCGGAGAGTCACCGGCTTTCAAG CTCTACGAAGATGATGTTTGCTTGTGCATATTGGATACGAGTCCGCTGAGTCGTGG GCACTCTCTGATTATCCccaaatctcatttttcttcgttGAAAGCCACACCCCCGGAT GTGGTAGCTGCAATGTGTTCAAAAGTGCCCTTTATCAGCAGCGCAATCATGAAAGCCACTGATTCTG ATTCGTTCAACTTGTTAGTTAACAACGGTAGAGCTGCAGGCCAAGTTATATTTCAT ACTCATATTCACATAATACCGCGCAAGGCCCTTGATTGCCTTTGGGCTTCTGAG AGTTTGCGGAGGCGGCCCCTGAACTCAGACCAGGAAGCATCTCGACTTGCAGATCATGTTCGAGAGCAATTGTCAATATCAGACAACTCCAAAATCAGCAAGGGTGAAGGATCTAGTCTTACCGAAAACTAG